In Scyliorhinus torazame isolate Kashiwa2021f chromosome 9, sScyTor2.1, whole genome shotgun sequence, a single window of DNA contains:
- the LOC140429959 gene encoding profilin-3-like gives MLDWKEYIAAILQDSTIADIAIVGCTPKNKRIWACRSDGVLGQVTSQEIEVIIDEDRKSILQNGITIGGKKYSIIRDNMLLEKNPSMDIRTLGDEGKSICIGRSSRVLMFLMGQKGVHGGVVNKKMHDLVDSLNRNGNI, from the coding sequence ATGCTGGATTGGAAAGAATATATTGCGGCAATTCTGCAAGACAGCACCATTGCAGACATTGCCATAGTTGGATGCACACCTAAAAACAAAAGGATTTGGGCATGTAGAAGCGACGGTGTGTTGGGGCAGGTTACATCCCAGGAGATCGAAGTGATCATTGACGAAGACAGAAAGTCGATCCTCCAAAACGGGATTACCATCGGTGGGAAGAAGTATTCTATCATCCGCGACAACATGCTGCTGGAGAAGAATCCCTCGATGGATATCAGGACACTGGGCGATGAAGGAAAGAGCATCTGTATCGGGAGGTCTTCCAGAGTTTTGATGTTTCTGATGGGGCAGAAGGGAGTTCATGGAGGAGTTGTGAACAAAAAGATGCATGACTTGGTGGATTCCCTAAACAGAAATGGCAACATCTAA